In Paenibacillus guangzhouensis, a single window of DNA contains:
- a CDS encoding DUF4097 family beta strand repeat-containing protein has product MKNNMKLAMILLAAASIGLAGCTKESSVTRTPSLFQQNSSISTNTNANSETSEIRNDSNAVKGDISQIDVTNIHSLKIQSSAAIVTVIGDKQLDQAELELSKGNSQGMDTNMTTSIQDGTLQIILENKQKIINTGPLPSLTIRLPYKEFKSLKIDNKIGNISVESELSVQDLNVSSNTGDITVTDVIGVESSNIFTNVGSVEFALPDQPAPLYVNLSTKIGTIDNQVTLEKAANTTTVVSKELHGYVGKAQSESATLNISTQVGDILFKN; this is encoded by the coding sequence TTGAAAAACAATATGAAGTTAGCTATGATTCTCCTGGCCGCTGCCAGTATCGGACTCGCCGGATGTACAAAAGAATCCTCCGTCACTAGAACACCAAGTTTGTTCCAGCAAAACTCTTCTATATCGACAAACACAAATGCAAATTCAGAAACGTCGGAGATTAGAAATGACTCGAATGCAGTAAAAGGGGATATTTCTCAAATAGATGTAACTAACATTCATTCCCTAAAAATTCAAAGTAGCGCTGCTATCGTTACAGTCATAGGCGACAAACAACTCGATCAAGCAGAATTGGAATTATCCAAGGGCAATTCACAAGGAATGGATACCAACATGACTACGTCGATCCAAGATGGAACATTACAGATTATACTTGAAAATAAACAAAAAATCATAAATACGGGGCCATTGCCTTCTTTAACGATTCGTCTTCCGTATAAAGAATTCAAATCCCTTAAGATAGATAATAAAATTGGAAACATATCCGTTGAGTCAGAATTGTCGGTCCAAGACTTAAATGTGAGCAGCAATACCGGCGACATTACTGTAACGGATGTCATTGGTGTGGAAAGCAGTAACATATTTACTAACGTTGGTAGCGTCGAATTCGCTCTACCTGATCAACCAGCACCTCTATATGTAAATCTATCAACAAAAATAGGAACTATCGATAATCAGGTTACTCTTGAAAAGGCAGCAAATACCACAACGGTTGTTTCCAAAGAACTCCATGGATATGTTGGTAAGGCTCAATCCGAAAGTGCAACGCTCAACATTTCCACACAGGTGGGCGATATTCTATTCAAAAATTAA
- a CDS encoding response regulator transcription factor, protein MKRNVLYIEDNEKIGSLLKEELEQRGYSVRWLLSGEGAEREVNQHEVVILDIMLPGLDGFTVGKRLKKAAPAVPILLLSARTSIDDKVDGLQFADDYLTKPFHTDELVARLEVLIRRRGGTHSVRISLGDHIEVDTEVQMVYDKRTGEEIILTGKQHQILMYFLRHPNQVIPKEQIYEAIWQETYITGDKTIMVHIHRLRQKLERHPDSPEIIETLKGIGYRVKR, encoded by the coding sequence TTGAAAAGAAACGTATTATATATTGAAGATAATGAGAAAATAGGCAGTCTGCTAAAAGAAGAATTGGAACAGCGAGGATATTCGGTTCGGTGGCTGCTTTCTGGTGAAGGAGCCGAAAGAGAAGTAAATCAGCATGAAGTAGTTATTTTGGATATCATGTTACCCGGTTTAGACGGATTTACAGTGGGAAAACGATTAAAGAAAGCAGCTCCTGCTGTTCCTATTTTGCTGTTATCTGCTCGAACATCGATAGATGACAAGGTAGATGGTTTACAATTTGCTGATGACTATTTAACGAAACCATTCCATACGGATGAATTGGTTGCAAGATTAGAAGTATTAATCCGTCGAAGAGGTGGAACACATTCCGTACGCATTTCATTAGGAGATCATATTGAAGTAGATACGGAAGTCCAAATGGTATATGACAAACGCACAGGGGAAGAAATAATATTGACTGGGAAACAACATCAAATTTTAATGTACTTCTTACGCCACCCCAATCAAGTTATACCAAAAGAACAAATCTATGAAGCAATTTGGCAAGAAACTTATATCACTGGTGATAAAACCATAATGGTACATATCCATCGACTGCGTCAAAAGCTGGAACGTCATCCCGATTCCCCAGAGATAATTGAAACGTTGAAGGGAATCGGCTACCGGGTGAAACGATGA
- a CDS encoding HAMP domain-containing sensor histidine kinase has product MKQNRSLFRRFLKVHFLFIFLPPIVLIFFSAFVGVSDTHEKDLHTANLFYVTVLLFGFIIVAFVILSWLFFLKLQKRLARLQEVMSSSAKNNSFPKPISVQADRMDEIDQLGSSFNSMIQQLEDSRKRAYEEEMLRHRLIANLSHDLRTPLTILRGHVTKLNKESMSLEGQNSLTEINHTITRVGDLMDDLLTYTLLTSGKHPFGPVSTDIGRLVRASVAAWYPVFEEKEIQLDVDLPADETFYWEADPTWMTRVLDNLFQNIIRHAAEGKYANIVVDVEKEQIIVADRGPGMDNSSYERGAGIGLSTSNYMLKKMKLKADFTSNENGTKVAIGRA; this is encoded by the coding sequence ATGAAGCAGAATAGATCATTATTTCGTCGTTTTCTAAAAGTACATTTTCTATTTATCTTTCTTCCTCCCATTGTACTTATTTTCTTCAGTGCGTTTGTTGGGGTTTCTGATACCCATGAAAAAGATCTACATACGGCAAATCTATTTTACGTTACCGTGCTATTGTTTGGTTTTATTATTGTCGCATTTGTTATATTATCTTGGCTGTTCTTCTTGAAACTTCAAAAACGTCTCGCCCGCTTACAGGAAGTCATGTCATCTTCTGCTAAAAATAACTCATTTCCGAAACCCATATCTGTTCAAGCGGATCGTATGGATGAGATAGACCAGTTAGGAAGTTCTTTTAATTCGATGATTCAGCAGCTTGAAGACAGTCGTAAACGAGCATATGAAGAGGAAATGTTACGACATCGACTCATTGCGAATTTATCTCACGACTTACGAACGCCACTTACCATTTTGAGAGGACATGTCACCAAATTAAATAAAGAATCCATGAGTTTAGAAGGACAAAACTCGTTAACAGAGATCAACCATACGATTACAAGAGTCGGAGATCTAATGGATGATTTACTTACCTATACATTGCTTACCTCAGGAAAACATCCTTTTGGGCCCGTTTCAACAGATATTGGGCGTTTAGTAAGGGCATCTGTTGCTGCGTGGTATCCTGTATTTGAGGAAAAAGAAATCCAGCTCGATGTTGATTTACCGGCAGACGAAACATTTTATTGGGAAGCAGATCCTACATGGATGACACGGGTTCTGGATAATTTATTTCAGAATATTATTCGCCATGCAGCAGAGGGGAAATATGCAAACATTGTGGTTGATGTAGAAAAAGAACAGATCATTGTTGCAGACAGAGGTCCAGGTATGGATAACTCTTCCTATGAGCGTGGGGCGGGGATTGGTTTATCGACTTCAAATTATATGTTGAAAAAAATGAAGCTGAAGGCTGACTTTACATCAAATGAAAATGGCACAAAAGTAGCTATTGGTAGAGCGTAA
- a CDS encoding ABC transporter ATP-binding protein produces MKHRGTGVILSGISFKARPGRVTGFLGPNGAGKSSTLRILLGLDRATSGSALIHGKPFAELHNPLTTVGAALDGFGAHRMRTGRAHLRWIARAAGLPRSRVEEVLEIVGLTNAAGKRVGSYSLGMGRRLGMAAALLGDPEILVLDEPVNGLDPQGIRWIRTFLRERAASGNTVLLSSHLMGELAETVDDVVIINHGKIVADGTLEEIIGNHSTLEEAFFALTSEHAGDVL; encoded by the coding sequence GTGAAACATCGCGGAACTGGGGTAATCCTATCAGGTATCAGTTTTAAAGCTAGACCAGGCAGAGTAACTGGTTTTTTAGGTCCCAATGGGGCAGGTAAAAGTTCTACACTTCGCATCCTCCTTGGATTAGATCGTGCCACCTCAGGGAGTGCACTAATTCATGGCAAGCCATTCGCAGAATTACATAATCCTCTAACAACAGTAGGCGCCGCACTTGATGGATTTGGAGCCCATCGTATGCGAACAGGACGGGCACATTTGCGTTGGATTGCTCGTGCCGCAGGATTGCCTCGTTCACGTGTCGAGGAAGTTCTGGAAATCGTAGGACTTACGAATGCAGCTGGGAAAAGGGTTGGGAGTTATTCCCTTGGTATGGGGAGAAGACTTGGAATGGCAGCTGCACTTCTTGGTGATCCCGAAATATTGGTCTTAGATGAACCCGTCAACGGGCTCGACCCACAAGGAATTCGCTGGATTCGGACATTTCTACGTGAACGTGCTGCGTCTGGTAACACGGTGTTGCTATCCAGTCATCTCATGGGAGAACTTGCAGAGACTGTTGATGATGTGGTGATTATTAATCATGGAAAAATCGTTGCAGATGGAACATTGGAAGAAATAATAGGTAACCATTCTACGCTGGAGGAAGCCTTTTTTGCCCTGACATCTGAACATGCAGGTGATGTTCTATGA
- a CDS encoding ABC transporter permease produces the protein MRAFNAELSKLFSLPSIWLAFLIGAFAPAVVAALDSIAQKEEIIAGISTRLSEVGYIGLGFGVQGVIILGVLAVSSEYLTESSESGGGQQITTSLTVVSSRLHFLLAKACAVTLISILLCIVAMMTIVPTTHFILGEYAPAFEWSRLIGAVCYWTFTALLAFGITLLTKNGIIPLAVLIINSSVVSFSVLLSKISRLAFYLPDRAGLEMFMFTSDTFHTPSTGSFFDRFHTPFTGGLVMFAWVAVFFIIAAIVFHRRDVAA, from the coding sequence ATGAGAGCATTCAACGCAGAATTATCTAAATTGTTCTCCCTGCCGAGCATTTGGCTTGCCTTTCTTATTGGAGCATTTGCCCCAGCGGTCGTTGCTGCCTTGGACAGTATAGCACAAAAAGAGGAGATAATAGCTGGAATTAGCACACGGTTATCAGAAGTTGGTTATATTGGGTTAGGTTTTGGTGTACAAGGTGTCATCATCCTTGGTGTGCTTGCTGTTAGCAGTGAGTATTTGACAGAGAGCAGCGAGTCGGGTGGAGGACAACAGATTACAACAAGTTTAACGGTTGTTTCATCACGACTTCATTTTTTGCTGGCAAAAGCATGCGCTGTGACGTTGATCAGCATACTGCTTTGTATTGTTGCTATGATGACAATTGTGCCAACAACGCATTTTATACTTGGTGAATATGCACCTGCATTTGAATGGTCTAGACTGATCGGTGCAGTTTGTTACTGGACATTCACCGCTCTTTTAGCATTTGGGATTACTTTGCTAACGAAGAATGGCATCATCCCGCTTGCTGTACTCATCATAAATTCATCCGTTGTATCATTTAGTGTCCTGCTTTCTAAGATTTCAAGGTTGGCGTTCTACTTACCAGATCGGGCTGGACTAGAAATGTTTATGTTTACGAGTGACACATTTCACACGCCGTCCACAGGCAGTTTTTTCGATAGATTTCACACCCCGTTCACAGGCGGTTTAGTCATGTTTGCTTGGGTAGCTGTTTTTTTCATTATTGCAGCTATTGTATTCCATAGGAGGGACGTTGCAGCATGA
- a CDS encoding ABC transporter permease, with translation MSVSSGRKITQILGAELDKLVTLPWIWLTLIGTFILNLVLAAAFTAVGLQGAVGTQSMLNIGLASMRYLQAGFIILGILATCSEYTGGQIRTTLITIPWRGFQLSTKHLALALITIPAAVIIAASGVLYTFIRMRDTAVGFEIDKMIEALLGATGYLILTTLLSAAIGAILRRTTPALVVLLGYYFVVSPLSRDFLSRFKKYFPDTAGYYMYIPPSPDEINVLTPMEGTGILMLWTLIFITVAIVFYRKRDA, from the coding sequence ATGAGTGTCTCTTCTGGTAGAAAGATAACACAAATCCTTGGTGCTGAACTGGACAAATTAGTAACATTACCATGGATATGGCTCACTCTAATTGGTACATTCATTCTTAATTTAGTTTTAGCCGCAGCTTTTACTGCTGTTGGTCTACAAGGGGCAGTAGGAACGCAAAGTATGCTGAATATAGGACTTGCTTCTATGAGATATCTTCAAGCAGGATTCATTATTCTTGGTATCCTAGCTACTTGTTCGGAGTATACTGGTGGACAGATTCGAACTACTTTAATTACGATACCTTGGCGTGGATTTCAATTATCCACGAAGCATTTGGCATTGGCGTTAATAACAATTCCAGCGGCTGTTATTATTGCTGCATCAGGTGTACTTTATACTTTTATTAGGATGAGAGACACAGCAGTAGGGTTTGAAATAGACAAAATGATAGAAGCATTATTAGGTGCAACAGGCTATCTAATATTAACCACACTTCTCAGCGCGGCTATAGGTGCTATTTTAAGACGAACCACTCCTGCTTTAGTGGTACTGCTTGGTTATTATTTCGTTGTCAGTCCATTGTCGAGAGATTTTCTATCTAGGTTTAAAAAGTATTTTCCGGATACGGCAGGATATTATATGTATATACCGCCTTCACCTGATGAAATAAATGTCCTTACACCAATGGAAGGGACAGGTATTTTAATGTTATGGACACTGATCTTTATTACAGTAGCAATTGTATTTTACCGTAAACGAGATGCCTAA
- a CDS encoding LptM family lipoprotein has translation MKKILTFVLVISMVAILAACGGKDTLTVFKSGDNKFQVSASNSWKDADGQLHPDSDLQIYNPQKEKYFMALLEPKEDFTDSSLQKYYDIVTEPFVSSLDTPKQGDVKEVTINGNKALQYTLEGTADNVNVAYIVTVIETPTHYGQLMAWTLKSNWDGYKDEYTNLINSFKEAN, from the coding sequence ATGAAAAAGATATTAACATTTGTATTAGTTATTTCTATGGTTGCGATCCTTGCAGCATGTGGTGGGAAAGACACCTTAACAGTTTTTAAGAGTGGTGACAACAAGTTTCAGGTAAGTGCCTCTAATAGTTGGAAAGATGCGGACGGCCAGCTACATCCAGATAGCGACCTTCAAATCTATAATCCTCAAAAAGAAAAATATTTCATGGCTCTACTCGAACCAAAAGAGGATTTCACCGATTCTTCACTACAAAAGTATTATGATATAGTTACCGAACCATTCGTTTCTTCATTAGACACTCCAAAGCAAGGAGATGTAAAAGAAGTTACGATTAATGGGAATAAGGCGCTACAATATACGCTTGAAGGTACTGCAGACAATGTAAATGTTGCTTATATAGTCACCGTTATCGAAACACCTACACATTACGGTCAATTGATGGCTTGGACGCTTAAGAGCAATTGGGACGGATATAAAGATGAATATACGAATTTGATCAACAGTTTTAAAGAAGCAAATTAA
- a CDS encoding glycosyl hydrolase family 95 catalytic domain-containing protein: protein MCFRTDIHWPSFLSRHDMLWKTKPISWSEGAFIGNGLLGAMIYSEEHRDQRHVLRFVLGRTDVTASRTGGPNNFPVRVPIGELVLEMEGWIYQPCEIRIDLWNAEMRAFIPTTKGEVRLRALVHAISPILFIELDTDEGEQGAIMNWYAYPELSPILKNADGINLNQYIPDTAVERNEEQGIYYGVQYYGGDEGCTTAWKFHDVEMNRENGEDGEHGAEYRRKCLLTVMKGVSDSDREKAAQVLEEINLTESGLTSWIASHRQWWHDYYPASFISIPDMQLESFYWIQMYKLASATRKDQLPIDNQGPWMTSTPWPGLWFNMNVQMSYSPMYTSNRLELGQSLISSLRQNEKQLIHNVPEPLRSDSAGLGRSSSYDLNSPVDDEIGNLTWLLHNCWRHYRYAMDEELLRDFLYPLLRRSICLYLHLLEEGQDGRLHLPHMVSPEYGSFKQLTTRDSHYDLSLLRWGCETLLQASERLKIKDSLQARWNEVLARLTPLPVDPTTGYRIGKDLGLEFGHRHFSHQLAVFPLHIAGHSEEERTVAIRTLRHWIAMEGDLRGFSFTGAASIAASLGLGDEALGYLRTLMHFMTPNTMYKEAGPVIETPLAGAEAIHDMLLQSWGDLIRVFPAVPGEWQDAVIHNLRAEGGFLVSAVYSAGRTEFIRIRSLVGEPCRIRTDLTGLEQGFMIESQGKSLDYKLHEDQSIEISLVPGEEAVIYAADGRQPGKIAPIPAESGMCNLFGGKKPWRLYGFPK, encoded by the coding sequence ATGTGTTTCCGGACAGATATCCATTGGCCATCATTTCTATCGCGGCATGACATGCTGTGGAAGACCAAGCCGATTAGCTGGAGCGAAGGAGCTTTTATCGGAAATGGGCTTCTTGGAGCCATGATATATAGCGAAGAACACCGTGATCAACGTCATGTGCTCAGATTTGTGCTCGGACGTACGGACGTGACAGCTTCGCGCACAGGTGGCCCCAATAACTTTCCCGTACGGGTGCCTATCGGAGAGCTGGTATTAGAAATGGAAGGATGGATCTATCAGCCTTGCGAGATTCGGATTGACTTGTGGAATGCAGAAATGCGGGCGTTTATCCCAACAACGAAGGGAGAAGTAAGGTTACGGGCTTTGGTTCATGCCATATCACCTATTTTGTTCATTGAACTTGACACCGATGAAGGAGAACAAGGGGCGATAATGAATTGGTACGCCTATCCTGAACTGAGCCCGATCTTGAAAAATGCGGATGGGATAAATTTGAATCAATATATTCCCGACACTGCCGTAGAGAGGAACGAAGAGCAAGGAATTTACTACGGTGTTCAATACTACGGCGGAGACGAAGGCTGCACAACGGCATGGAAGTTCCATGATGTCGAAATGAACAGGGAGAATGGGGAAGATGGCGAGCATGGCGCCGAATACCGACGTAAGTGCCTACTGACCGTGATGAAAGGAGTTTCCGATTCGGATCGTGAAAAGGCCGCCCAGGTGCTTGAAGAGATCAATCTCACAGAGTCCGGGTTAACTTCATGGATTGCTTCTCATCGTCAGTGGTGGCATGATTATTATCCCGCAAGCTTCATCTCGATTCCGGATATGCAGCTCGAGAGCTTTTACTGGATTCAGATGTATAAGCTGGCTTCCGCAACGAGAAAAGATCAGCTGCCCATAGATAATCAAGGCCCGTGGATGACGTCAACGCCGTGGCCGGGACTTTGGTTTAATATGAACGTCCAGATGAGCTATTCGCCAATGTATACCTCGAATCGGCTAGAACTAGGACAATCTCTTATTTCTTCGCTCCGGCAAAATGAGAAACAATTGATACATAACGTTCCTGAACCGTTACGCAGTGATTCGGCCGGCCTCGGGCGGAGCAGCAGCTATGATCTGAACAGTCCGGTCGATGATGAAATTGGAAATTTGACGTGGCTCCTGCACAACTGCTGGAGACATTATCGATATGCGATGGATGAGGAGCTGCTTCGTGACTTCTTATATCCGCTCCTTCGGCGCAGCATTTGCTTGTATTTGCATCTATTGGAGGAAGGGCAAGACGGCAGGCTTCATCTGCCTCACATGGTATCGCCTGAATATGGCTCCTTCAAACAACTCACTACCCGCGATTCCCATTACGATCTTTCGCTATTGCGCTGGGGTTGCGAAACGTTGCTGCAGGCATCGGAGAGGCTCAAGATTAAGGACTCGCTTCAGGCGCGATGGAATGAAGTTCTTGCCCGTCTGACGCCGCTTCCGGTTGATCCGACCACAGGCTACAGAATCGGGAAGGATCTCGGCCTCGAGTTCGGCCATAGGCATTTCAGCCATCAGCTAGCCGTATTTCCGCTGCACATTGCCGGTCATTCAGAGGAAGAACGGACAGTAGCGATCCGTACACTCAGACATTGGATCGCCATGGAAGGTGATCTTCGCGGATTCAGCTTCACCGGAGCGGCTTCGATAGCGGCATCGCTGGGCCTTGGCGATGAGGCGCTCGGCTATCTGCGCACCCTGATGCACTTCATGACACCGAATACGATGTATAAAGAAGCGGGACCCGTCATTGAGACGCCTCTAGCTGGCGCGGAGGCGATTCATGATATGCTGCTCCAGAGCTGGGGAGACCTGATCCGGGTATTTCCCGCCGTTCCAGGCGAGTGGCAGGATGCCGTTATTCACAATCTGCGCGCTGAAGGCGGATTTCTTGTAAGCGCCGTCTACAGCGCCGGACGGACGGAGTTCATTCGGATTCGTAGTCTAGTGGGTGAGCCCTGCCGCATACGTACCGATCTCACTGGCTTAGAACAGGGATTTATGATTGAATCGCAAGGGAAAAGTCTGGACTACAAGTTGCATGAGGACCAGTCCATCGAAATATCGCTGGTACCAGGTGAGGAAGCGGTTATCTACGCAGCAGACGGCAGACAGCCCGGAAAAATTGCACCGATACCGGCTGAATCTGGCATGTGCAATTTATTTGGAGGGAAGAAACCTTGGCGATTATACGGATTTCCCAAATAA